In Phreatobacter oligotrophus, the following are encoded in one genomic region:
- a CDS encoding ABC transporter ATP-binding protein: MPLIDTSDLARHYTLGDQVVTALAGVSVKVEEGEFVAVMGPSGSGKSTFMNMVGCLDRPTAGRYVLDGEEVSAMSADALADVRNRKIGFVFQQFNLLDRQDALANVALPMVYAGVARRDRKKRAEEALARVGLAERVHHLPTQLSGGQQQRVAIARALVNRPRVLLADEPTGALDSRTSLEIMALFQELNRQGMTVLIVTHEADVATFAGRVVRFRDGKVLSDTRQEPLDAGKALGELVDEMA; encoded by the coding sequence ATGCCGCTCATCGACACGAGCGATTTGGCAAGGCACTACACGCTCGGCGACCAGGTGGTGACGGCGCTGGCCGGCGTCTCCGTCAAGGTCGAGGAGGGCGAGTTCGTCGCTGTCATGGGGCCGTCGGGCTCGGGCAAGTCGACCTTCATGAACATGGTGGGCTGCCTCGATCGACCGACCGCCGGCCGCTACGTGCTCGACGGCGAGGAGGTCTCGGCCATGTCGGCGGATGCCCTCGCCGATGTCCGCAACCGCAAGATCGGCTTCGTCTTCCAGCAGTTCAACCTGCTCGACCGCCAGGACGCGCTGGCCAATGTGGCGCTGCCCATGGTCTATGCCGGCGTCGCCCGCCGCGACCGGAAGAAGCGCGCCGAGGAGGCCCTCGCCCGCGTCGGCCTCGCCGAACGCGTGCACCACCTGCCGACCCAGCTCTCGGGCGGCCAGCAGCAGCGCGTCGCCATCGCCCGTGCGCTGGTCAACCGGCCGCGCGTGCTGCTCGCCGACGAGCCGACGGGGGCCCTCGACAGCCGCACCTCGCTGGAGATCATGGCGCTGTTCCAGGAGCTGAACCGGCAGGGCATGACGGTGCTCATCGTGACGCATGAGGCCGATGTCGCGACCTTCGCCGGCCGGGTGGTGCGGTTCCGGGACGGCAAGGTGCT